AAAGGCCCAGCCTTGAATATCCGTTACGCGGGCAGGGATCTCAAGTACTGTTAAGCCGCTTCCTGCAAATGCGTGTTCCTGAATACTTGTTACGCTGTCAGGAATTTGTACTTCAGTAACGATCAAACCTCCGGTAAAGCTTTTTGGAATAGTTAACGTTCCTGGTTTTATAACTATTTTTCTTTGTGCAAAGAACGCCAGTGAGGCATTCTTCTCAGCATCCATTTCAGCATAGAGCAGGTTGAATGTACCATTTTCAAGGCCTGTCACCTTCTGAGTGTCAATTTTTTCGTCTTTATGCCAGTACGAGTCCTGCCATTCCCAAAAGTCTTCCTGTTTTGGGATATCTCCATTTTCAAAATAGAGTTTTAATTCTTGTTTTGTTTTCATATTGTTAATTGTGATAGGGTTACATAGTAATAGTGTAAGTTGCTGCTGCTTTTGGAATGATTACCTTATTAAGGTCTAAGTTTCTCAGTACAGAAAATACTTTCTATTTTGTCCTGTTATATTCATCTAAATGTTCAGCTAGAAAAACTCTTAAATAGTTGGTAAATGTTTCCAATCCAAAAGTAATAGCGTCACTATCATGGCTTTTAAAAGCTGGATTGAATCGGAAATTTTGACAAATTTCAAATGTTGAAGCATATAAAGCTCCCAGAGATTTCATTGTAGAACCACTAAATCCCGGTCCATTATAGTTATTCGATTGCCCAATGTAATAATCATCAGATTGTGGAATTAATAAAGATTTAGCCTTGTATTTTGCTGATAACTCCTTCATTAAAACATTAGCTGAATTTTGACCTAATTCAGAACCAAGATTTACAACCCATGCCATATTGTAATTTTT
This sequence is a window from Chryseobacterium culicis. Protein-coding genes within it:
- a CDS encoding leucine-rich repeat domain-containing protein, which produces MKTKQELKLYFENGDIPKQEDFWEWQDSYWHKDEKIDTQKVTGLENGTFNLLYAEMDAEKNASLAFFAQRKIVIKPGTLTIPKSFTGGLIVTEVQIPDSVTSIQEHAFAGSGLTVLEIPARVTDIQGWAFFSNRITSLHIPESVTYIGTQAFTGNQLTEIRLPKGITVISQGAFSANKLTSIEIPNGVTEIKSDAFYDNQLTSATIPNTVLNIEAGAFSGNKLTEVVLGENTKYHTYSFDTDVKITGGQLTN